Proteins encoded together in one Phyllostomus discolor isolate MPI-MPIP mPhyDis1 chromosome 6, mPhyDis1.pri.v3, whole genome shotgun sequence window:
- the SLC22A8 gene encoding solute carrier family 22 member 8 isoform X2 — MTFSKTVDSVNSQGPFQFLIMVLLGLPALGIANHNLLQIFTAATPAHHCRPPPNASEGPWVLPVGLNGKPESCLRFVHPPNASLPNDTRGATEPCRDGWVYDVSARDSIATEWDLVCDANKLKEMAQSMFMAGMVVGGIFLGSLSDRFGRKPILSCSYLLLAASGSGVEWVSTRMRAIISVGIGYFYTVGQFVLPGLAYAIPQWRWLQLTVSAPFFVFFLLSWWIPESIRWMVLSGKSAKALKILRWVAAFNGKKEEAEKISLEELKHNLHEEVPLAKAKYSIADLFRKPILRRITFCLCLAWFATGFAYYNLAMAVGEFGVNLYVLQLIFGGVDIPAKFLTIFSMSYLGRHNTEVATLLLAGVTTLALIFVPSDLQTLRTVLAVLGKGCLSSSFSCLFLYTSELYPTVIRQTGMGVSNLLTRIGSMTAPLVRITAEWHPFVPTVIFGTVTILGGSASLFLPETLNQPLPETLEDMEKWSPRAKGPKQEPEAEKDS, encoded by the exons ATGACCTTCTCCAAGACCGTGGACAGCGTGAACAGCCAGGGCCCCTTCCAGTTCCTCATCATGGTCCTGCTGGGCCTCCCGGCCCTCGGCATAGCCAACCACAACCTGCTGCAGATCTTCACAGCGGCCACCCCCGCCCACCACTGCCGCCCACCCCCCAACGCCTCCGAGGGGCCCTGGGTGCTCCCCGTGGGCCTAAATGGGAAGCCGGAGTCGTGCCTCCGTTTTGTGCACCCACCCAACGCCAGCCTGCCCAACGACACCCGGGGGGCCACCGAGCCATGCCGGGATGGCTGGGTCTACGACGTCAGCGCCAGGGACTCCATTGCAACTGAG TGGGACTTGGTGTGCGACGCCAACAAGCTGAAGGAGATGGCCCAGTCTATGTTCATGGCAGGCATGGTGGTAGGGGGCATCTTTCTGGGAAGCCTGTCCGACAG GTTTGGCCGAAAGCCCATCCTGTCCTGCAGCTACCTGCTGCTGGCGGCCAGCGGCTCAG GTGTCGAGTGGGTGTCCACCCGGATGCGGGCCATCATATCTGTTGGGATCGGCTACTTCTACACTGTGGGCCAGTTCGTCCTGCCCGGCCTGGCCTACGCCATCCCCCAGTGGCGCTGGCTGCAGCTAACAGTGTCCGCTCCCTTCTTCGTCTTCTTCCTGCTGTCCTG GTGGATACCGGAGTCCATACGCTGGATGGTCCTGTCTGGCAAGTCTGCGAAGGCCCTGAAGATCCTCCGGTGGGTGGCCGCCTTCAACGGCaagaaggaggaggcagaaaaaATCAGCCTGGAG GAGCTCAAACACAACCTGCACGAGGAGGTCCCCTTGGCCAAGGCCAAGTACAGCATAGCCGACCTGTTCCGGAAACCCATCCTGCGCCGCATAACCTTCTGTCTCTGCCTGGCCTG GTTTGCCACCGGTTTTGCCTACTACAATTTGGCTATGGCCGTGGGAGAATTTGGGGTCAACCTCTACGTCCTCCAGCTCATCTTCGGCGGGGTCGACATCCCCGCCAAGTTCCTGACCATCTTCTCCATGAGCTACCTGGGCCGGCACAACACCGAGGTCGCCACCCTGCTCCTGGCAGGCGTGACCACCCTGGCTCTCATCTTCGTGCCCTCGG ACTTGCAGACCCTGAGGACGGTGCTGGCTGTGTTGGGGAAAGGATGCCTGTCCAGCTCCTTCAGCTGCCTCTTCCTGTACACCAGTGAACTGTACCCCACGGTCATCCG GCAAACGGGCATGGGCGTCAGCAACCTGCTGACACGCATCGGCAGCATGACGGCCCCGCTGGTGAGAATCACGGCGGAGTGGCACCCCTTCGTCCCCACTGTCATTTTTGGGACCGTCACCATCCTGGGAGGCAGTGCTTCCCTCTTCCTGCCTGAGACCCTCAACCAACCCCTGCCGGAGACTCTCGAAGACATGGAGAAATG GTCCCCACGGGCAAAAGGGCCAAAGCAGGAGCCAGAAGCAGAGAAAGATTCCTAG
- the SLC22A8 gene encoding solute carrier family 22 member 8 isoform X1: MTFSKTVDSVNSQGPFQFLIMVLLGLPALGIANHNLLQIFTAATPAHHCRPPPNASEGPWVLPVGLNGKPESCLRFVHPPNASLPNDTRGATEPCRDGWVYDVSARDSIATEWDLVCDANKLKEMAQSMFMAGMVVGGIFLGSLSDRFGRKPILSCSYLLLAASGSGAAFSPTLPVYMALRFLCGFSIAGVTLSTVILSVEWVSTRMRAIISVGIGYFYTVGQFVLPGLAYAIPQWRWLQLTVSAPFFVFFLLSWWIPESIRWMVLSGKSAKALKILRWVAAFNGKKEEAEKISLEELKHNLHEEVPLAKAKYSIADLFRKPILRRITFCLCLAWFATGFAYYNLAMAVGEFGVNLYVLQLIFGGVDIPAKFLTIFSMSYLGRHNTEVATLLLAGVTTLALIFVPSDLQTLRTVLAVLGKGCLSSSFSCLFLYTSELYPTVIRQTGMGVSNLLTRIGSMTAPLVRITAEWHPFVPTVIFGTVTILGGSASLFLPETLNQPLPETLEDMEKWSPRAKGPKQEPEAEKDS, encoded by the exons ATGACCTTCTCCAAGACCGTGGACAGCGTGAACAGCCAGGGCCCCTTCCAGTTCCTCATCATGGTCCTGCTGGGCCTCCCGGCCCTCGGCATAGCCAACCACAACCTGCTGCAGATCTTCACAGCGGCCACCCCCGCCCACCACTGCCGCCCACCCCCCAACGCCTCCGAGGGGCCCTGGGTGCTCCCCGTGGGCCTAAATGGGAAGCCGGAGTCGTGCCTCCGTTTTGTGCACCCACCCAACGCCAGCCTGCCCAACGACACCCGGGGGGCCACCGAGCCATGCCGGGATGGCTGGGTCTACGACGTCAGCGCCAGGGACTCCATTGCAACTGAG TGGGACTTGGTGTGCGACGCCAACAAGCTGAAGGAGATGGCCCAGTCTATGTTCATGGCAGGCATGGTGGTAGGGGGCATCTTTCTGGGAAGCCTGTCCGACAG GTTTGGCCGAAAGCCCATCCTGTCCTGCAGCTACCTGCTGCTGGCGGCCAGCGGCTCAGGTGCCGCCTTCAGCCCCACCTTGCCCGTGTACATGGCCTTGCGCTTCCTGTGTGGCTTCAGCATCGCAGGTGTTACCCTGAGCACCGTGATCCTGA GTGTCGAGTGGGTGTCCACCCGGATGCGGGCCATCATATCTGTTGGGATCGGCTACTTCTACACTGTGGGCCAGTTCGTCCTGCCCGGCCTGGCCTACGCCATCCCCCAGTGGCGCTGGCTGCAGCTAACAGTGTCCGCTCCCTTCTTCGTCTTCTTCCTGCTGTCCTG GTGGATACCGGAGTCCATACGCTGGATGGTCCTGTCTGGCAAGTCTGCGAAGGCCCTGAAGATCCTCCGGTGGGTGGCCGCCTTCAACGGCaagaaggaggaggcagaaaaaATCAGCCTGGAG GAGCTCAAACACAACCTGCACGAGGAGGTCCCCTTGGCCAAGGCCAAGTACAGCATAGCCGACCTGTTCCGGAAACCCATCCTGCGCCGCATAACCTTCTGTCTCTGCCTGGCCTG GTTTGCCACCGGTTTTGCCTACTACAATTTGGCTATGGCCGTGGGAGAATTTGGGGTCAACCTCTACGTCCTCCAGCTCATCTTCGGCGGGGTCGACATCCCCGCCAAGTTCCTGACCATCTTCTCCATGAGCTACCTGGGCCGGCACAACACCGAGGTCGCCACCCTGCTCCTGGCAGGCGTGACCACCCTGGCTCTCATCTTCGTGCCCTCGG ACTTGCAGACCCTGAGGACGGTGCTGGCTGTGTTGGGGAAAGGATGCCTGTCCAGCTCCTTCAGCTGCCTCTTCCTGTACACCAGTGAACTGTACCCCACGGTCATCCG GCAAACGGGCATGGGCGTCAGCAACCTGCTGACACGCATCGGCAGCATGACGGCCCCGCTGGTGAGAATCACGGCGGAGTGGCACCCCTTCGTCCCCACTGTCATTTTTGGGACCGTCACCATCCTGGGAGGCAGTGCTTCCCTCTTCCTGCCTGAGACCCTCAACCAACCCCTGCCGGAGACTCTCGAAGACATGGAGAAATG GTCCCCACGGGCAAAAGGGCCAAAGCAGGAGCCAGAAGCAGAGAAAGATTCCTAG